From the Phycisphaeraceae bacterium genome, one window contains:
- a CDS encoding tyrosine-type recombinase/integrase encodes MAKKTKPRTRSKGSGSLFKRSGKGPWIATWYDHDGRRREKSTRTTDKAAAERILAKHVADAALRRDGVIDVKRDRFAVEGRKPLSEHIEAYITHCRHRGLADHHINQKQRHLDRMVKAARVTRLADLTSDALERHLRQLKDSGLSARSVNFARQIAVAFYSWCVKTGRAEVNPLSVVPKLDETRDRRRVRRPLTDDELARLLAVAREHGREAWYLAAAMAGLRRGDLLRLKWSDVDFEASTITIREGKARRVDVIPMHPQLTESLRRHQQQNPAVGATKVFSAAVGSPTVLNDFYRAGIARKEPVRDTDGNIVQIGKGTRRSPKRTKMRIVTIDEDGREIDLHALRTTLGTQLARAGVAPQIAQRIMRHGDYRTTLKHYTVLGLTDTARAIESLDAIRESSSMHSASGTDGEGLDEPAIPDPQLYPQQLARVTGHIHASPRTNSKPTPSTPRSTNPVKKGPYRPLDGKRAKGLEPSTFSLEGCWGKLQPLERSRGYGWG; translated from the coding sequence ATGGCCAAGAAGACCAAGCCCAGAACCCGCAGTAAGGGCTCCGGATCGCTGTTTAAGCGCAGCGGCAAGGGGCCCTGGATCGCCACCTGGTACGACCACGACGGCCGCCGGCGGGAGAAGTCAACACGCACCACCGACAAGGCCGCTGCCGAGCGGATCCTGGCCAAGCATGTCGCCGACGCCGCCCTCCGCCGCGACGGCGTCATCGACGTCAAGCGGGACCGCTTCGCCGTCGAGGGCCGCAAGCCCCTGAGCGAGCACATCGAGGCCTACATCACCCACTGCAGGCACCGCGGCCTGGCGGATCACCACATCAACCAGAAACAGCGTCACCTCGACCGCATGGTCAAGGCCGCTCGCGTGACAAGACTGGCCGACCTGACCTCTGATGCCCTGGAGCGTCACCTCCGACAGCTCAAGGACTCGGGGCTCTCCGCCCGCTCGGTCAACTTCGCTCGCCAGATCGCGGTGGCCTTCTACTCCTGGTGCGTCAAGACCGGCAGGGCCGAGGTCAACCCCCTGAGCGTGGTGCCCAAGCTCGACGAGACCCGTGACCGCCGCCGGGTGCGTCGTCCGCTGACCGACGATGAGCTGGCCCGGCTGCTGGCCGTAGCACGGGAGCACGGGCGTGAGGCTTGGTACCTCGCCGCAGCCATGGCCGGGCTCCGCCGCGGTGATCTTCTTCGTCTGAAGTGGTCCGACGTGGACTTCGAGGCGAGCACGATCACCATCCGTGAGGGCAAGGCCAGGCGGGTCGATGTGATCCCGATGCACCCGCAGCTCACCGAGTCACTGCGTCGCCATCAGCAGCAGAACCCGGCGGTTGGAGCCACCAAGGTCTTCTCTGCCGCGGTCGGCAGCCCGACGGTGCTGAATGACTTCTACCGAGCCGGGATCGCCAGGAAAGAGCCCGTACGCGATACCGACGGCAACATCGTCCAGATCGGCAAGGGCACCCGACGCTCGCCCAAGCGGACGAAGATGCGGATCGTCACCATCGACGAGGACGGCCGTGAGATCGATCTCCACGCCCTGAGGACCACCCTCGGCACCCAGCTCGCCCGGGCCGGCGTCGCACCCCAGATCGCCCAGCGGATCATGCGTCACGGCGACTACCGCACCACCCTGAAGCACTACACCGTCCTCGGCCTGACCGACACCGCCCGAGCCATCGAGTCACTCGACGCGATCCGAGAATCAAGCTCGATGCATTCAGCTTCCGGGACCGACGGAGAAGGTCTCGATGAACCCGCTATACCCGACCCCCAGCTATACCCCCAGCAGTTGGCGCGCGTAACAGGGCACATTCATGCGTCGCCACGCACAAACTCGAAGCCTACTCCGAGTACTCCGAGATCCACAAACCCAGTAAAAAAAGGCCCTTACAGGCCGTTGGACGGAAAGCGGGCGAAGGGACTCGAACCCTCAACATTCAGCTTGGAAGGCTGCTGGGGCAAGTTGCAACCCCTTGAACGATCAAGGGGTTACGGCTGGGGGTAG
- a CDS encoding helix-turn-helix domain-containing protein: MPKPALIDVKAAMQLLSLGRRTLWSLTNRNAVPHRRIGRAVRYCPRELEAWIQAGCPTEPDAARKIRSRTLTGVGR; this comes from the coding sequence ATGCCTAAGCCCGCCCTGATCGACGTCAAAGCCGCGATGCAGCTGCTCTCCCTCGGCCGGCGCACACTCTGGTCCCTGACCAACCGCAACGCGGTCCCGCACCGCAGGATCGGGCGTGCGGTCCGTTACTGCCCGCGGGAGCTCGAGGCCTGGATCCAGGCCGGCTGCCCTACCGAGCCCGATGCGGCCAGGAAGATCCGGTCTCGAACCTTGACGGGGGTGGGCCGATGA
- a CDS encoding DUF3987 domain-containing protein: MKPLEKVLEALNQHNCRPKRSGKGYKAHCPAHNDKNPSLSITEGDDGKVLIKCHAGCKTEDVVAELGLQMSDLYAASKFPDNKATPQNQKRRGFDSAEQAISSLEQQMGTVSQKWSYSDADGRVLGYVLRWNRDNGKKDIRPISLHEGRWFIEGMVKPRPLYNLSNLSMANRIYVTEGEPVADAAIACGLAATTSPHGSKSPQEADWSPLKGKDVVILPDYDDPGEAYAERVSQLARKAGARSIKVIHLSELWPDLEAGGDLVDVLKMTNGDVEAVRRAIDDAIEAVEVIEPETPEPPLSYRPFPTATLPEPIRTFVETGAKAIGCDPSFIALPMLSALAAAIGNTHRLKIKETWIEPAIIWTAIVGESGTAKSPAMDLALRAPRRRQQQAMLEYQDKMTVWKRDHAHWKAEMEGWKRLKKVGRGDPPPEPPKPVLSRNLINDTTTEALVSRLQENPRGLLLACDELSGWMHFDRYKSKAGGQGADVSRWLEVFGGRALTVDRKTSGTEFVPQASVSITGGIQPEILRRGLSQENRDNGLAARLLFAMPPRRKKIWTEDDVEPALMAKVQAVFDWLYDQELNTNQSGTPEPTLVTFTGEAKTKWIEFVNEHGDQQLNLVGDEAAAWSKLEAYAARLALVIHMTRVAAGDPTLEDASRVDLNSLESGIKLVRWFANEAERVYAGFQANEEDQDRRRLIEWIGARGGAVTVRDLTKGLRAYRGEQGKAREDLDALVEAGYGTWEDPAPGTKGGRPTKRFVLHQAGPVPGTSTPEPSTGGIGDGDSGDTSEDDGWGAV, translated from the coding sequence ATGAAACCGCTTGAAAAAGTCCTCGAAGCTCTCAATCAGCACAATTGCCGCCCCAAGCGATCCGGAAAGGGCTACAAGGCCCACTGCCCCGCCCATAACGACAAGAACCCAAGCCTCAGCATTACTGAGGGGGACGACGGCAAGGTACTCATCAAGTGTCACGCCGGCTGCAAAACAGAAGATGTCGTTGCTGAGCTCGGGCTCCAGATGAGCGATCTTTACGCTGCGTCAAAGTTCCCAGACAACAAAGCAACACCGCAGAATCAGAAGCGCCGGGGCTTCGACTCAGCTGAGCAAGCGATCAGCTCTCTGGAACAACAGATGGGGACGGTCTCCCAGAAGTGGTCCTACTCCGATGCGGATGGCCGAGTTCTTGGGTACGTGCTCAGGTGGAACCGCGACAACGGTAAGAAGGACATCCGCCCGATTAGCCTGCACGAGGGGCGCTGGTTCATCGAGGGTATGGTCAAGCCCAGACCCCTGTACAACCTGTCGAACCTGTCAATGGCCAACCGCATCTACGTGACCGAGGGCGAGCCCGTGGCCGACGCCGCCATCGCGTGCGGCCTAGCAGCGACCACCTCACCCCACGGCTCAAAATCCCCGCAGGAGGCCGACTGGTCCCCCTTGAAGGGCAAGGACGTCGTGATCCTGCCCGATTACGATGACCCCGGTGAAGCCTATGCCGAGCGGGTCAGTCAGCTAGCCCGGAAAGCCGGTGCTCGATCCATCAAGGTGATCCACCTGTCCGAGCTTTGGCCGGATTTGGAGGCCGGGGGGGACCTCGTTGACGTCCTGAAGATGACCAACGGCGATGTCGAAGCCGTGCGTCGAGCCATCGACGACGCCATCGAAGCTGTCGAAGTCATTGAGCCCGAAACCCCGGAGCCACCTCTCTCTTACCGTCCCTTCCCCACAGCAACCCTACCCGAGCCGATCCGCACCTTTGTTGAGACCGGAGCTAAAGCGATTGGATGTGACCCGTCGTTCATCGCGCTACCCATGCTCTCGGCCCTGGCCGCCGCGATTGGGAACACCCATCGTCTCAAGATCAAGGAAACCTGGATCGAACCTGCCATTATCTGGACCGCAATTGTGGGCGAATCTGGTACGGCTAAAAGCCCAGCGATGGACCTTGCTTTACGGGCACCGCGACGACGCCAGCAACAAGCCATGCTCGAGTACCAGGACAAGATGACGGTCTGGAAGCGAGATCACGCTCATTGGAAAGCCGAAATGGAGGGCTGGAAACGTCTAAAGAAAGTGGGACGTGGCGATCCCCCACCCGAGCCGCCGAAACCCGTGCTGTCCCGGAACTTGATCAACGACACGACGACCGAAGCCTTGGTCAGCCGTCTCCAGGAAAACCCGCGCGGCCTGCTGCTGGCCTGTGACGAGTTGTCAGGATGGATGCACTTCGACCGCTACAAAAGCAAAGCCGGCGGCCAAGGCGCGGACGTCTCTAGATGGCTGGAGGTTTTTGGAGGCCGTGCCCTGACCGTGGACCGCAAGACCAGCGGCACCGAGTTTGTGCCCCAGGCCAGCGTGAGCATCACGGGCGGGATCCAGCCGGAAATCCTGCGTCGCGGTCTGAGCCAGGAAAACCGCGATAACGGCCTGGCGGCACGCCTGCTCTTCGCGATGCCGCCGCGACGCAAGAAAATCTGGACCGAAGATGACGTCGAGCCCGCACTCATGGCCAAGGTCCAGGCAGTGTTCGACTGGCTCTATGACCAGGAGTTGAACACGAATCAGTCGGGAACCCCCGAGCCAACCCTTGTGACCTTCACGGGCGAGGCGAAAACGAAATGGATCGAGTTTGTCAACGAGCACGGAGACCAGCAGCTCAACCTCGTGGGCGACGAGGCGGCCGCCTGGTCGAAGCTCGAAGCATATGCGGCACGGCTGGCGTTGGTGATTCACATGACGCGTGTGGCGGCCGGTGACCCAACGCTGGAGGACGCCTCGAGGGTCGACCTGAACTCCCTTGAGTCCGGTATCAAGCTCGTCCGCTGGTTCGCCAACGAGGCCGAACGGGTCTATGCCGGGTTCCAGGCCAACGAAGAAGATCAGGATCGACGACGGCTCATCGAGTGGATCGGGGCCAGGGGCGGAGCAGTCACCGTCCGCGACCTCACCAAGGGCCTCAGGGCCTACAGGGGCGAGCAGGGCAAAGCCCGCGAGGATCTGGACGCCCTGGTCGAAGCGGGCTACGGCACATGGGAAGACCCCGCACCGGGGACCAAGGGTGGCCGACCCACCAAGCGGTTCGTTCTGCATCAAGCCGGCCCCGTCCCCGGAACCTCGACTCCAGAACCTTCTACAGGGGGTATTGGGGACGGGGACAGTGGGGACACCTCTGAAGACGACGGCTGGGGTGCGGTATGA